One segment of Mycolicibacterium baixiangningiae DNA contains the following:
- a CDS encoding allophanate hydrolase-related protein — MQLMFLNGTAMSGQKDHGAIAGLARLVGAVTTAPHYRFFAIRDEFPGLFPVDGDGASITGELYEMSDELLFDVLLPQEPAELEIGSIELSDGSTVRAMILQPDRIRPGDKVLDIADFGGWRAYQAHLSANCAASALLGL; from the coding sequence ATGCAACTGATGTTCCTCAACGGCACCGCCATGTCCGGGCAGAAGGACCACGGCGCGATCGCCGGTCTGGCCCGGCTCGTCGGGGCTGTCACCACGGCGCCGCACTACCGGTTCTTCGCAATCCGTGACGAGTTCCCCGGCCTGTTCCCCGTCGACGGTGACGGTGCCTCCATCACCGGCGAGCTCTACGAGATGTCCGACGAGCTGCTCTTCGACGTCCTGCTGCCGCAGGAGCCCGCTGAGTTGGAGATCGGGTCGATCGAGCTGTCCGACGGGTCGACGGTACGCGCGATGATCCTGCAGCCTGACCGGATCCGCCCCGGCGACAAGGTTCTCGACATCGCCGACTTCGGCGGCTGGCGGGCCTACCAGGCGCATCTCTCGGCCAACTGCGCAGCCAGTGCACTCCTCGGTCTGTGA
- a CDS encoding GntR family transcriptional regulator, translating into MTDNDGLRAIGSLPTQSRRKTYEHVYRALRHALISGRIPEGTHLVETELAAQLGVSRTPVRDALRRLESDGFVARGTAGGLWSRGIGPDEIADLFLVRTELEKLAARLACERAKPEQWAEPRSLIAQMGAAIDEFGLGSEEFGEIHLAFHTSVYRIAFGNRFAGLLDNYLLQCLDVAAELSYRDPACALPAVQQHEELLAELSSGDVSRAVAAAEAHVRRSADDAHRASTDTTLS; encoded by the coding sequence TTGACTGACAACGACGGCCTGCGGGCCATCGGATCACTTCCCACCCAGTCGCGTCGCAAGACCTACGAGCACGTCTACCGCGCGTTGCGGCACGCCCTGATCAGCGGCCGCATCCCGGAGGGCACGCACCTGGTGGAGACGGAACTGGCCGCCCAGCTCGGGGTGAGCAGGACGCCGGTGCGCGACGCGCTGCGCCGTCTCGAGAGCGACGGCTTCGTCGCGCGCGGCACGGCGGGTGGCTTGTGGTCGCGCGGGATCGGCCCCGACGAGATCGCCGACCTGTTCCTGGTGCGCACCGAGCTCGAGAAGTTGGCGGCCCGGTTGGCCTGCGAGCGGGCCAAACCCGAGCAGTGGGCCGAACCCCGCTCGCTGATCGCTCAGATGGGTGCCGCGATCGACGAATTCGGGCTCGGGTCTGAGGAATTCGGCGAAATCCATCTGGCTTTCCACACCTCCGTCTACCGGATCGCGTTCGGCAACCGCTTCGCCGGACTGCTGGACAACTACCTGCTGCAGTGCCTGGATGTGGCGGCCGAACTGAGTTACCGCGATCCGGCCTGCGCGCTGCCCGCGGTGCAACAGCACGAGGAACTGCTCGCCGAACTCTCCAGCGGAGACGTCAGCCGCGCCGTCGCGGCCGCCGAGGCGCACGTGCGGCGCAGCGCCGATGACGCTCACCGGGCCAGCACCGACACCACCCTGTCCTGA
- the hydA gene encoding dihydropyrimidinase, with amino-acid sequence MSLLIKGARVVTAADDYLADVYVADDRVTTIGATLDLPADHIVDAAGCYLLPGGVDPHTHLGFNMGLTTTSDDYASGTTAAAFGGTTTVVNFAQQKRGQHLRAAVDDGLASAEGKAVIDYAQHIVITELAAESLGQIDELVDEGVTSIKMFMAYPGELMVDDATLFQVLERAGQVGALCCIHAENGPVIDVLVRRALAQGRTNPSWHGRTRPELAEAEATHRAIALAEMAESPVYFVHLSCAEALAEVTAARDRNRPVFAETCPHYLFLDSSVYDDESFDTAKYVLTPPLRDARHHAHLWRGLRTDDLQVVSTDHCPFCLNGQKTIGADDFSKIPNGGPGVEHRLQLLYSGGVVAGRLSLRRMVDVFATTPARLFGLFPRKGTIAVGSDADFVVFDPNGTTTISAETHHMNVDYSLYEGWRLTGAVRTVISGGRVIVDNGVFTGKPGAGCYIARDASGQV; translated from the coding sequence GTGAGCCTTCTGATCAAAGGCGCGCGGGTGGTCACCGCCGCGGACGACTACCTCGCCGACGTATACGTAGCCGATGACAGGGTGACGACGATCGGCGCGACGCTGGACCTTCCGGCCGACCACATCGTCGACGCCGCCGGCTGCTACCTGTTGCCGGGCGGGGTGGATCCGCACACCCATCTGGGATTCAACATGGGACTGACCACCACTTCGGACGATTACGCGTCGGGCACCACCGCCGCCGCCTTCGGCGGCACCACGACCGTGGTCAACTTCGCCCAGCAGAAACGCGGTCAGCACCTGCGTGCCGCCGTCGACGACGGGCTGGCCTCGGCGGAGGGCAAGGCCGTCATCGACTACGCGCAGCACATCGTGATCACCGAACTGGCGGCCGAATCGCTCGGCCAGATCGACGAGCTGGTCGACGAAGGCGTCACCAGCATCAAGATGTTCATGGCGTACCCGGGTGAGCTGATGGTGGACGACGCCACGCTGTTCCAGGTTCTGGAACGGGCCGGTCAGGTGGGCGCACTGTGCTGCATCCACGCCGAGAACGGACCGGTGATCGACGTCCTGGTGCGGCGCGCCCTGGCCCAGGGCCGCACCAACCCGTCGTGGCACGGCCGCACGCGTCCGGAACTGGCGGAGGCTGAGGCGACGCATCGGGCCATCGCGCTCGCCGAGATGGCCGAATCCCCGGTGTACTTCGTGCACCTGTCGTGTGCGGAGGCGCTCGCCGAGGTGACCGCCGCCCGTGATCGCAACCGGCCGGTGTTCGCCGAGACCTGCCCGCACTATCTGTTCCTGGACTCCAGCGTGTACGACGACGAGAGTTTCGACACCGCGAAGTACGTGTTGACACCGCCGCTGCGGGATGCCCGCCACCACGCCCATCTGTGGCGCGGGTTGCGCACCGACGACCTGCAGGTGGTCTCCACTGACCACTGTCCGTTCTGCCTCAACGGGCAGAAGACGATCGGCGCGGACGACTTCTCGAAGATCCCCAACGGCGGGCCGGGGGTCGAGCACCGTCTGCAGCTGCTGTACTCCGGCGGCGTGGTCGCCGGCCGATTGTCGCTGCGACGCATGGTCGATGTGTTCGCCACCACCCCGGCCCGGCTGTTCGGTCTGTTCCCGCGCAAGGGCACCATCGCCGTCGGCTCGGATGCCGACTTCGTCGTCTTCGATCCGAACGGTACGACGACGATCAGTGCCGAGACCCACCACATGAACGTCGATTACAGCCTCTACGAGGGGTGGCGACTCACCGGCGCGGTGCGCACGGTGATCTCGGGTGGCAGGGTGATAGTGGACAACGGTGTCTTCACCGGCAAACCCGGTGCCGGGTGCTATATCGCCCGGGACGCCAGTGGACAGGTCTGA
- a CDS encoding amidohydrolase family protein codes for MTTLFRNALVVAMDDEHRSDPFRADVLVVGDRIDAVGPEIEVPEGATVVDCTDRLIMPGLVNAHVHSWEALFKGRYDNLPLELWMLLSYPILGVEPMSDRLVYLRTLLVGLESLRNGATCLLDDVIEMPTQSLSALDEVFRGYEDIGIRANCSGNIVNRPYIDSIPYVEEVLPAELLAEARAVDPRTVDEYLAISKEALSRYDGRAGRLRYVIAPSGPQRCTDDLFIAANELSREHDTTYHVHVLETKMQAVTGREFYGSTLVEHLDSLGVLSDRATLAHGIWLTDTDIARLGEVGASVAHNPISNLKLGSGIAPWRALLDAGVNLGLGSDGLSSNDSARMFDVVKSAALLHKVTQPDYTTWPTADEVLWAATRGGATSARVGDQVGAIAPGRKADFLMLDLRSVNFTPANDIAQHLVYVENGESITEVWVNGEPVVRDGRCLLIDEDAVLDEVRELGGEYLERFAKVEDANKVFEPYFRDIYQRCCGQPLGINRFSDDDRAWVGAL; via the coding sequence GTGACCACGCTTTTCCGCAATGCCCTCGTCGTCGCGATGGACGACGAGCACCGCAGTGACCCGTTCCGTGCCGACGTGCTGGTGGTCGGCGACCGCATCGACGCGGTGGGACCTGAGATCGAGGTACCCGAGGGCGCGACGGTGGTGGACTGCACCGACCGTCTGATCATGCCGGGCCTCGTCAACGCCCACGTCCACTCCTGGGAAGCCCTGTTCAAGGGCCGCTACGACAATCTGCCGCTCGAGCTGTGGATGCTGCTGTCGTATCCGATCCTCGGCGTCGAGCCGATGTCGGACCGGCTGGTGTACCTGCGCACTCTGCTGGTCGGCCTGGAGTCGCTGCGCAACGGGGCCACCTGCCTACTCGACGACGTCATCGAGATGCCCACCCAGAGCCTCTCGGCGCTGGACGAGGTGTTCCGCGGCTACGAGGACATCGGCATCCGCGCCAACTGCTCGGGCAACATCGTCAACCGGCCCTACATCGACTCGATCCCCTACGTCGAGGAGGTGCTGCCCGCCGAGCTGCTCGCGGAAGCCCGCGCCGTGGACCCGCGCACCGTCGACGAATACCTGGCGATCAGCAAGGAGGCGTTGTCGCGCTACGACGGCCGAGCCGGCAGGCTGCGATACGTGATCGCACCGAGTGGCCCGCAGCGGTGCACCGACGATCTGTTCATCGCGGCGAACGAGCTGTCCCGCGAACACGATACGACCTATCACGTGCACGTCCTGGAAACGAAGATGCAGGCCGTCACCGGCCGTGAGTTCTACGGCTCCACCCTTGTCGAACACCTCGACTCCCTGGGCGTGCTCAGCGACCGGGCGACGCTGGCGCACGGGATCTGGCTCACCGACACCGATATCGCCCGTCTCGGCGAGGTCGGCGCGTCGGTGGCGCACAACCCGATCTCCAATCTCAAACTCGGTTCGGGGATCGCGCCGTGGCGCGCGCTGCTCGACGCCGGTGTCAACCTCGGTCTGGGTTCCGACGGACTGTCGAGCAACGATTCGGCGCGGATGTTCGACGTGGTGAAATCCGCTGCGCTGCTGCACAAGGTGACCCAACCGGACTACACCACCTGGCCGACCGCAGACGAGGTGCTGTGGGCGGCGACGCGCGGCGGCGCCACCTCTGCCCGCGTCGGCGACCAGGTCGGCGCGATCGCGCCCGGACGCAAGGCCGACTTCCTGATGCTGGATCTGCGTTCGGTGAACTTCACCCCCGCCAACGACATCGCCCAGCACCTGGTGTACGTCGAGAACGGCGAATCGATCACCGAAGTGTGGGTCAACGGTGAGCCCGTGGTGCGCGACGGTCGCTGCCTGCTGATCGACGAGGACGCCGTGCTCGACGAAGTCCGGGAACTCGGCGGCGAATACCTGGAGCGGTTCGCGAAGGTGGAGGACGCCAACAAGGTGTTCGAACCGTACTTCCGCGACATCTACCAGCGCTGCTGCGGGCAACCGTTGGGCATCAACCGGTTCAGCGACGACGACCGCGCCTGGGTGGGTGCGCTGTGA
- a CDS encoding carbon-nitrogen hydrolase family protein produces the protein MTVVVVAAAQLPACEDDREKNFAVAEAAVRDAAAAGADLVVLPELATTPYFAGEPAGAYQDWAEPVPGQHSDRMAELSAELGVAVVLPLFEKDTAEGTFHNSAVVIDRGRIAPSVDRTGTAHPVARKMHLPVADSPAPGFDEAAHFTAGGWLGVHSVDGCRIGVLVCYDRRFPEPWRELRALGADLVVVPVAGSGGDTADFFHAELRTHARENGVFAVAANKVGVEWVGGHPIDNFGESCVVGPDGELVARRPREAGPGLLLAEVDLGSLPDTRKALRYFEHRRTDLFPSAKEIL, from the coding sequence ATGACCGTGGTCGTCGTCGCCGCGGCGCAGCTCCCCGCATGTGAGGATGATCGAGAGAAGAACTTCGCCGTGGCAGAGGCGGCGGTCCGGGACGCAGCCGCCGCCGGGGCGGACCTGGTCGTGCTTCCGGAACTGGCCACCACACCGTACTTCGCCGGGGAACCGGCCGGCGCGTACCAGGATTGGGCCGAACCCGTGCCGGGTCAGCACAGCGACCGGATGGCGGAGTTGTCCGCCGAACTCGGAGTCGCCGTCGTGCTGCCGCTGTTCGAGAAGGACACGGCCGAGGGGACGTTCCACAACTCTGCGGTCGTCATCGACCGTGGCCGGATCGCACCGTCGGTGGACCGCACCGGCACCGCGCATCCCGTCGCCCGCAAGATGCACCTGCCGGTCGCCGACAGCCCGGCACCGGGATTCGACGAGGCGGCGCACTTCACCGCGGGTGGCTGGCTCGGCGTGCACTCTGTCGACGGCTGTCGGATCGGCGTGCTGGTGTGCTACGACCGCCGCTTCCCGGAGCCGTGGCGTGAACTGCGCGCTCTCGGCGCCGATCTCGTGGTGGTCCCCGTAGCCGGCAGCGGCGGTGACACCGCGGACTTCTTCCACGCCGAACTGCGCACCCATGCCCGGGAGAACGGCGTGTTCGCGGTCGCCGCGAACAAAGTCGGCGTCGAATGGGTGGGCGGGCACCCGATCGACAACTTCGGCGAGTCCTGCGTCGTCGGTCCCGACGGCGAACTCGTCGCCCGCCGACCGCGTGAGGCCGGACCGGGTCTGCTGCTCGCCGAAGTGGACCTGGGTTCCCTTCCCGACACCCGAAAGGCGTTGCGCTACTTCGAGCACCGCCGCACTGACCTGTTTCCCAGCGCCAAGGAGATTCTGTGA
- a CDS encoding ABC transporter ATP-binding protein, translated as MTDNVTGAVACRAVTKTFEQTTPELVAVDGVDLDIAAGEFVVILGPSGCGKSTLLSMIAGLEPLTSGSIEADGEPVTGPGPDRCMVFQQSSLYPWMSVADNVGFGLKLRGVPKNERRETARDLLHTMGLGGFADHHPDGLSGGMRQRAAIARALAMRPRVLLMDEPFAALDVQTRAKMQNYVAQLRDESGASVIFVTHSIDEAVALADRIVVFTARPGRIKATVNVDLERPRDPRSPGYHALHDQLVDLLADEVDRAFAEQERIRA; from the coding sequence ATGACCGACAACGTAACCGGTGCGGTGGCCTGCCGCGCTGTGACCAAGACGTTCGAGCAAACCACTCCCGAACTCGTCGCGGTGGACGGCGTCGACCTCGACATCGCGGCCGGGGAGTTCGTCGTGATTCTCGGGCCCAGCGGGTGCGGTAAGAGCACCCTGCTGTCGATGATCGCGGGTCTGGAACCGCTGACGTCCGGATCGATCGAGGCCGACGGCGAGCCCGTCACCGGGCCGGGACCCGACCGGTGCATGGTCTTCCAGCAGTCGTCGCTGTACCCGTGGATGTCGGTGGCCGACAACGTCGGCTTCGGCCTGAAGCTGCGCGGGGTGCCCAAGAACGAACGTCGCGAGACCGCACGCGACCTGCTGCACACCATGGGTCTGGGCGGGTTCGCCGACCACCATCCCGACGGGCTGTCCGGCGGTATGCGCCAGCGTGCGGCCATCGCCCGCGCGCTCGCGATGCGGCCGCGCGTCCTGCTGATGGACGAACCCTTCGCCGCACTCGACGTCCAGACCCGCGCCAAGATGCAGAACTACGTCGCGCAACTGCGCGATGAGAGCGGCGCCTCGGTGATCTTCGTGACCCACAGCATCGACGAGGCGGTGGCGCTGGCCGACCGGATCGTGGTGTTCACCGCCCGTCCCGGGCGGATCAAGGCCACGGTGAACGTAGACCTCGAACGGCCGCGCGATCCGCGTTCGCCGGGCTACCACGCGCTGCACGATCAGCTCGTCGACCTGCTGGCCGACGAGGTCGACCGCGCCTTCGCCGAGCAGGAACGGATCCGTGCATGA
- a CDS encoding ABC transporter permease translates to MSTTTVGVTVKPKPTPPRKTNSRLHRIATAAGWWIASVAVFAGIWELAWAVGLAPELLLPPPHIFLQDFTSQAQFFDTSTIGAQQAQPVVAVLSTVMATVLRVLAGLALGFVASLITGVLISQFRVARGLVLPAVTLLAPISPIAWLPVSIFLFGIGNAPAVFMVFIGVYFVMTLATISLINDVPATYVNVARTMGATRRQILGQVLLPSILPGLMQSLRLNLFAAWMVVLLAEAVGVGTGLGQVVMLARNTFNASLVFFAMTVIGLSGYLLDVLFRQLQNRLLWWQPMTNGGGKR, encoded by the coding sequence ATGAGCACCACCACCGTCGGCGTGACCGTTAAGCCGAAGCCCACTCCGCCACGCAAAACCAACTCCCGCCTTCACAGGATCGCGACCGCCGCCGGCTGGTGGATCGCATCTGTCGCCGTGTTCGCCGGGATCTGGGAGCTTGCCTGGGCAGTCGGCCTCGCGCCCGAACTGCTGCTGCCTCCGCCGCACATCTTCCTGCAGGACTTCACCAGTCAGGCACAGTTCTTCGACACCTCGACAATCGGTGCGCAGCAGGCCCAGCCGGTGGTCGCCGTCCTGAGCACCGTCATGGCCACCGTGCTGCGGGTGCTCGCCGGCCTGGCCCTGGGATTCGTCGCCAGCCTGATCACCGGGGTGCTGATCAGCCAGTTCCGGGTGGCGCGGGGACTGGTGCTGCCGGCCGTCACCCTGCTCGCCCCGATCTCCCCCATCGCCTGGCTGCCGGTGTCGATCTTCCTGTTCGGGATCGGCAACGCACCCGCGGTGTTCATGGTGTTCATCGGGGTGTACTTCGTGATGACCCTGGCCACCATCAGCCTGATCAACGACGTTCCCGCCACCTACGTCAACGTCGCCCGCACCATGGGGGCCACCAGGCGGCAGATCCTCGGGCAGGTCCTCCTGCCCTCCATCCTGCCGGGTCTCATGCAGAGCCTGCGACTGAACTTGTTCGCGGCCTGGATGGTCGTCCTACTCGCCGAGGCCGTCGGTGTCGGAACAGGACTCGGCCAGGTCGTGATGCTGGCGCGTAACACCTTCAACGCCAGCCTGGTGTTCTTCGCAATGACCGTGATCGGGTTGAGCGGTTACCTGCTCGACGTCCTGTTCCGGCAATTGCAGAACCGGCTGTTGTGGTGGCAACCGATGACCAATGGAGGCGGAAAGCGATGA
- a CDS encoding substrate-binding domain-containing protein: MTEKFTIPSFNRRNFFRGAAMTGAAVAVPSWLLSACSNAGPTNAGGPGGLTTLKATHGTGFCNLGIFLVKERNLAEPGGAAVDFVVTPTNADIVTLFGAGQVDMSLIPYTQFLTLYDAGAPVTIVAGGGVEGCTIVAQPGINSAADLKGKTLGTFQADTLEMLPYDYLQKAGMSFNDIQVRYFGTSPELAQAFISGSIDSMCHIEPYSTQALKAVSGSVALSDGKDVYGPNYTDCVLAVRNPLLAENPDAVRAVINGLLVAQQQVEQDQASAVDATVGTYFKTSAEDARDASSKQPCIVDQRSKSKFMLDRAVGMKDLGYLKALPDEKIFDWSLLEQVIAENKGVYDSLKVKTA, translated from the coding sequence ATGACCGAGAAGTTCACCATCCCATCGTTCAACCGCCGCAACTTCTTCCGCGGCGCAGCCATGACCGGCGCCGCGGTCGCGGTCCCGTCGTGGCTACTTTCGGCCTGTTCCAACGCCGGTCCCACGAACGCTGGCGGCCCGGGCGGCCTCACCACGCTCAAGGCCACGCACGGCACCGGCTTCTGCAACCTGGGCATCTTTTTGGTCAAGGAGCGCAACCTCGCCGAACCCGGCGGTGCTGCAGTGGACTTCGTAGTCACGCCGACGAATGCCGACATCGTGACCCTGTTCGGGGCCGGACAGGTCGACATGTCGCTGATCCCCTACACCCAGTTCCTGACGCTCTACGACGCCGGCGCCCCCGTGACCATCGTCGCCGGCGGTGGTGTGGAGGGCTGCACGATCGTCGCGCAGCCGGGTATCAACTCCGCGGCCGACCTCAAGGGCAAGACGCTGGGCACCTTCCAGGCCGACACCCTCGAGATGTTGCCCTACGACTACCTGCAGAAGGCGGGCATGTCGTTCAACGACATCCAGGTGCGCTACTTCGGCACCTCACCCGAACTCGCACAGGCATTCATCAGCGGTTCCATCGACAGCATGTGCCACATCGAGCCCTACAGTACCCAGGCACTCAAGGCGGTCTCCGGCTCGGTGGCGCTGTCCGACGGCAAGGATGTCTACGGCCCCAACTACACCGACTGCGTACTCGCGGTGCGCAATCCGCTGCTTGCCGAGAACCCCGACGCGGTCAGGGCCGTGATCAACGGCCTCCTCGTCGCCCAGCAGCAGGTCGAGCAGGATCAAGCGTCAGCCGTGGACGCGACCGTCGGAACATATTTCAAGACCAGCGCCGAAGACGCTCGCGACGCGTCGAGCAAGCAGCCCTGCATCGTCGACCAGCGGTCCAAGTCGAAGTTCATGCTCGACCGCGCGGTGGGGATGAAAGACCTCGGTTACCTCAAGGCGCTGCCCGACGAGAAGATCTTCGACTGGTCGCTGCTCGAGCAGGTCATCGCCGAGAACAAGGGCGTCTACGACTCCCTCAAGGTGAAAACCGCATGA
- a CDS encoding ABC transporter substrate-binding protein, translating into MSDDRLVLTHGCSLSNLPLFVAVGEGLFADEGLQVVAPYFDDISSTAELLATGVADLGTAAFTQPLIDAFRPDPPVMVAGSGLMGISVLTRNPMTDAAALAGRPVGTFRTDPMEVLLHDVLAAGGLRMSDVELRYFDILTDAIDAWRAGELDALSLAEPFAGRVRAAGGHVLSDGTELWGDPFPDTTLVVSAKFLRERPEQVRAAIRAMLRADEFIAADLSAAIRHAAEFYPGFGHDELLSAARRQPARVDIRDMVSAVFGRWDTLRSLDLVPADAIAPVDAVMFDLLNDELNAQHAEETAR; encoded by the coding sequence ATGAGCGACGACCGTCTCGTCCTGACCCATGGCTGCTCGCTGTCGAACCTGCCGCTGTTCGTCGCCGTCGGCGAGGGGCTGTTCGCCGATGAAGGCCTGCAGGTGGTCGCGCCGTATTTCGACGACATCAGTTCCACCGCTGAGCTTTTGGCGACCGGAGTCGCCGACCTCGGGACGGCGGCGTTCACCCAACCCCTGATCGACGCGTTCCGGCCCGATCCGCCCGTCATGGTTGCCGGAAGCGGCCTGATGGGAATCTCGGTGCTGACCCGGAACCCGATGACCGACGCCGCTGCGCTCGCGGGTCGGCCCGTGGGCACCTTCCGCACCGACCCGATGGAGGTGCTGCTGCACGATGTTCTCGCCGCGGGCGGTCTTCGCATGTCTGATGTGGAGCTGCGTTACTTCGACATCCTCACCGACGCCATCGACGCCTGGCGCGCAGGGGAATTGGACGCGCTGTCGCTGGCCGAGCCGTTCGCCGGGCGGGTTCGGGCCGCCGGAGGGCATGTGCTGTCCGACGGTACGGAACTGTGGGGCGACCCGTTCCCCGACACCACCCTGGTGGTCTCGGCCAAATTCCTGCGTGAGCGCCCCGAGCAGGTGCGGGCCGCCATCCGGGCGATGCTGCGGGCCGACGAGTTCATCGCCGCCGACCTCTCCGCGGCGATCCGGCATGCCGCGGAGTTCTACCCCGGCTTCGGACACGACGAACTCCTGTCAGCCGCACGGCGTCAGCCCGCGCGTGTGGACATCCGGGACATGGTGTCCGCCGTGTTCGGACGGTGGGACACCCTGCGCTCACTAGACCTGGTACCCGCCGACGCCATCGCACCGGTGGACGCCGTGATGTTCGACCTGCTCAACGACGAGCTCAATGCCCAGCATGCCGAGGAGACCGCCCGATGA
- a CDS encoding NAD(P)H-dependent glycerol-3-phosphate dehydrogenase, with the protein MAHAHRQPNVVVLGGGSWGTTVASICSRRAPTIQWVRSEDTAKDINANHRNSRYLGDDCVLSETLRATTDFAEAANSADVVVMGVPSHGFRGVLEELATELRPWVPVVSLVKGLEQGTNMRMSQIVDEVLPGHPAGILAGPNIAREVADGYAAAAVLAMPDPHLAARLAELFRTKRFRTYTTDDVVGVEMAGALKNVYAIAVGMGYSLGIGENTRAMVIARAVREMSKLGEAMGGHRDTFAGLAGMGDLIVTCTSQRSRNRHVGEQLGAGKSIDEIIASMNQVAEGVKASTVVMEFADEYALNMPIAREVDGVINQGSTVEQAYHGLVAEKPGHEVHGQGF; encoded by the coding sequence ATGGCACACGCGCATCGACAGCCCAACGTCGTCGTCCTCGGAGGCGGCTCCTGGGGTACCACCGTCGCATCGATCTGCTCGCGGCGCGCGCCGACGATCCAGTGGGTGCGCTCGGAGGACACCGCCAAGGACATCAACGCCAACCACCGCAATTCCCGCTACCTCGGGGACGACTGTGTACTGAGCGAGACGTTGCGTGCGACCACCGACTTCGCCGAGGCCGCCAACAGCGCCGACGTCGTCGTCATGGGCGTGCCGTCACACGGGTTCCGCGGGGTGCTCGAGGAACTGGCCACCGAACTGCGGCCGTGGGTGCCGGTGGTGTCGCTGGTCAAGGGGCTCGAACAGGGCACCAATATGCGGATGAGTCAGATCGTCGACGAAGTGCTGCCCGGGCATCCGGCGGGAATCCTCGCCGGGCCCAACATCGCCCGCGAGGTCGCAGACGGGTATGCCGCGGCGGCAGTGCTGGCGATGCCGGACCCCCACCTCGCGGCACGGTTGGCAGAATTGTTCCGCACCAAGCGTTTTCGCACCTACACCACCGACGACGTGGTGGGTGTCGAGATGGCCGGCGCGCTGAAGAACGTCTACGCGATCGCCGTCGGCATGGGCTATTCACTCGGCATCGGGGAGAACACGCGCGCCATGGTGATCGCCCGCGCGGTGCGGGAGATGTCGAAACTCGGAGAGGCGATGGGCGGCCACCGCGACACCTTCGCCGGACTGGCCGGGATGGGCGATCTGATCGTCACCTGCACTAGCCAGCGCAGCCGCAACCGTCATGTCGGCGAACAGCTGGGCGCGGGGAAATCGATCGACGAGATCATCGCGTCGATGAACCAGGTCGCAGAAGGCGTGAAGGCCTCCACGGTGGTGATGGAGTTCGCCGACGAGTACGCGTTGAACATGCCGATCGCCCGCGAGGTCGACGGGGTGATCAACCAAGGGTCGACGGTGGAGCAGGCCTACCACGGCCTGGTCGCCGAGAAGCCCGGCCACGAGGTGCACGGCCAGGGCTTCTAG
- a CDS encoding WXG100 family type VII secretion target, with translation MTVSLSVVETSNPDGLIDAAGQIREKITHLDTLLTQQRRALAELRANWLGKAAAAAIAKAEANLDQQETLRARLRALQSALQSGGTQLSSTRRGLLMLVNTLRATGWQVADDGTCTPPSYLPPVFSGLAMAWTALIKRLRSQYSEIDQSTAAAITSALGGPVPRTPPGTLGDPRQLPNKDTAPEDVKKWWDSLSQAEKDGLIAEHPPELGNLNGIPAEVRDKVNQAVMNACDHRYRHRQQRPLGGTGSARRGPPPTPHHHTRPHRSTVRRQSSVAAPRYRYSGQSRLHRPGSRPTRELCDH, from the coding sequence GTGACGGTTTCACTGTCGGTGGTGGAGACGTCCAACCCAGACGGTCTCATCGACGCCGCCGGCCAGATCCGCGAGAAGATCACCCACCTCGACACCCTGCTGACCCAGCAGCGCCGCGCGCTGGCCGAGTTGCGCGCGAACTGGCTGGGCAAGGCCGCGGCAGCAGCGATCGCGAAGGCCGAAGCCAACCTCGACCAGCAGGAGACGCTGCGGGCGCGACTGCGGGCGTTGCAGTCGGCGTTGCAGTCCGGCGGTACGCAGCTGTCCTCGACGCGGCGCGGGCTGCTGATGCTGGTCAACACCCTGCGCGCCACCGGCTGGCAGGTCGCCGACGACGGCACCTGCACTCCGCCGTCGTACCTGCCCCCGGTGTTCAGCGGGCTGGCCATGGCGTGGACGGCCCTCATCAAGCGGCTGCGGTCGCAGTACAGCGAGATCGACCAGTCGACGGCTGCGGCGATCACGTCGGCGCTGGGCGGTCCGGTGCCGCGGACGCCGCCGGGAACGCTCGGCGATCCGCGTCAACTCCCGAACAAGGACACCGCACCCGAGGACGTCAAGAAGTGGTGGGACTCGCTGAGCCAGGCCGAGAAGGACGGGCTGATCGCCGAGCATCCGCCGGAGTTGGGCAACCTCAACGGCATTCCCGCCGAGGTACGGGACAAGGTCAACCAGGCGGTGATGAACGCGTGTGATCACCGATATCGCCACCGGCAACAGCGACCGCTTGGCGGCACAGGATCTGCTCGCCGAGGGCCGCCGCCAACCCCACATCACCACACCCGACCACATCGATCTACCGTTCGGCGGCAGAGTTCCGTTGCCGCACCTCGATACCGATATTCCGGGCAGTCCCGCCTTCATCGACCCGGAAGCCGGCCGACCAGGGAGCTCTGTGACCACTGA